The genomic interval gattattattttttgagttgCAAGAGGATTTTCCATTAGACCAGACGCAAGCATTGGCATTGAAGTTTCTGTAAGAAGCAGTGAAGGGAGCTTGGGTCCAGTCAGTTTTGATAAGGCCACCTCTCGTGGCCCAGTCATCGGCGTTCCAGAGACTCGAGTAAATCCTCATCGGCTGGTTTTTGGGAAAGAGTACGCCGTTTGATTCCAAGTTCTTGAACTCTCTAATTGGCGAGCCATCAACATAGAAGctgaaaaatatgcatgcaattttttttaccaggtcaacaataataaaaatagaaagcaTACTTGTCAAAGAAGAAATgtctttgaaagaaaaaagtaacgAGATATTTGAAAGACTTACACAATACGTTGGGGATTCCAGAGAACGGAATAGGTGTGAAAGTCAGCAGTGGGGTCAAACCAGAGGTGGAATTGTTGCTCTCTGTCACCTTTGCCATTTGTGAACACATTAGTATGAAGAGTATAAGGATCACCACTTAAATTCCCCAAGAATTCGAAGTCTATCTCATCCCATGTTGATCCTGGTGATTTTAACTGAATGAAGaaagcagaaaaaaaaaaaaaaatctatgtatcagcatgcatgcatgatatGATATTAACCAGCTAGCTAATCTTTTGTATATAAGAAAAACtgcttgtgtgtgtgtgttgtcAAGTTTTCCGAAACTTACGTAGTAGGCGGTGACTGTGCCGGCAGAATTGCCAGGGACAAGCTTGAGTTGCATGTCGATTTTGCCAAAAAGGTACTCGCTCTTGGACTGGAAGCCTGAGCCTGAGGCTTTGTCAAGGGAGAGGGAGAGAAGCTGGCCGTTGTTGAGTATCTTACCACGGCCATCTCCCCAAGTGATATCAAAGTCTTGGTAGAAATTACTAGCAGAAGCAACCATCAAAGAGCTGATTGCTATAGAGATGAGCAGGGTAAAATTTTTCGAGTAAGCCATAGTACTGCAATCAATAAAGAGAGAGTTTTCAGAAAGCAGCTTATAAGGGTTGGTATTTATGTGTGTGCGAGTTG from Citrus sinensis cultivar Valencia sweet orange chromosome 9, DVS_A1.0, whole genome shotgun sequence carries:
- the LOC102627351 gene encoding probable xyloglucan endotransglucosylase/hydrolase protein 23; the encoded protein is MAYSKNFTLLISIAISSLMVASASNFYQDFDITWGDGRGKILNNGQLLSLSLDKASGSGFQSKSEYLFGKIDMQLKLVPGNSAGTVTAYYLKSPGSTWDEIDFEFLGNLSGDPYTLHTNVFTNGKGDREQQFHLWFDPTADFHTYSVLWNPQRIVFYVDGSPIREFKNLESNGVLFPKNQPMRIYSSLWNADDWATRGGLIKTDWTQAPFTASYRNFNANACVWSNGKSSCNSKNNNPWFSQELDATGQERLKWVQKNYMIYNYCKDSKRFPQGLPKECAFNI